The following are encoded in a window of Candidatus Fluviicola riflensis genomic DNA:
- a CDS encoding thioredoxin domain-containing protein — MEKYTNALAQESSLYLLQHAHNPVNWVSWSPGVFEQAKAENKLVLVSVGYSACHWCHVMEHECFEDEEVAALMNKFFVCIKVDREERPDVDQVYMNAVQLMTQRGGWPLNCFTLPNGQPIYGGTYFPKEQWMHVLRSLQHMFTEEPEKVTEYATQLTEGIQQSELIGQATPITDFPEDKLPELVRRWLPQMDTMEGGPTRAPKFPLPNNYLFLLHYSEWQQHEAIQAHVKLTLEKMARGGIYDQLGGGFSRYSVDMLWKVPHFEKMLYDNGQLLSLYAQAYRYDPQPEYKWVLDSTLGWLEREMQGEEGGLFAAQDADSEGIEGKYYVWTPNEIKSIVGNDAKWYLELYNPRNKGFWEHDQWILLRDVSLEKFCVTHPTVTLEKIQTCNELLFAERKRRIAPATDTKCLTAWNAMTVTGLLDAYIALSDPAFLSMATKIGEWICRFQIYDNNHLWHTRQNGKSFISGFLDDYAFTIEAFIQLYQVTGHIEWLEKATALNEYTLNDFFDETSGMFFFTPESHDLIARKMELNDNVTPASNGVMANNLLTLSLLLEREDWRQTAHQQLQNMLDGMEHYGSGYSNWALLLQRFLRPRYSVKVQGSIGESAKQDLLKLISPQVVLVYEPAGEDGLVVCGNGMCWPKMDTLTEVISKVL; from the coding sequence ATGGAAAAATACACCAACGCTTTAGCTCAAGAGTCGAGTTTGTATCTGTTACAACACGCCCACAATCCGGTAAACTGGGTTTCGTGGTCACCCGGCGTTTTTGAACAGGCGAAAGCGGAAAATAAGCTGGTATTGGTTTCGGTTGGTTATTCGGCTTGCCATTGGTGTCATGTGATGGAACACGAATGCTTTGAAGATGAAGAAGTAGCGGCATTGATGAATAAATTTTTCGTCTGCATCAAAGTCGATCGCGAGGAGCGCCCCGATGTGGATCAGGTCTACATGAATGCCGTTCAACTCATGACGCAGCGCGGAGGCTGGCCACTGAACTGTTTTACATTGCCAAATGGACAACCTATTTACGGCGGCACTTACTTTCCGAAAGAACAATGGATGCATGTTTTGCGCAGTTTGCAGCACATGTTTACCGAAGAACCGGAAAAGGTAACGGAATATGCCACTCAACTCACTGAAGGTATTCAGCAAAGCGAATTGATTGGACAGGCAACACCGATTACCGATTTCCCGGAAGACAAACTTCCTGAGTTGGTTCGAAGATGGCTGCCGCAAATGGATACGATGGAAGGCGGGCCGACACGTGCGCCTAAATTTCCACTCCCAAATAATTACCTTTTCTTGTTGCATTATAGTGAGTGGCAACAACATGAAGCTATTCAGGCACATGTGAAACTGACACTGGAGAAAATGGCGCGCGGTGGTATTTACGATCAGCTTGGAGGCGGTTTTTCGCGCTATTCGGTGGATATGCTTTGGAAAGTGCCACACTTTGAGAAAATGCTTTACGATAACGGCCAGCTTTTGTCGTTGTACGCACAGGCTTATCGCTACGATCCGCAACCGGAATACAAATGGGTGCTCGACAGCACACTTGGATGGCTGGAACGCGAAATGCAGGGCGAAGAAGGCGGTTTATTTGCCGCACAAGATGCCGATAGCGAAGGTATTGAAGGGAAATATTATGTGTGGACACCCAATGAAATCAAATCCATTGTCGGTAATGACGCAAAATGGTACCTGGAATTGTATAATCCGCGCAATAAAGGATTCTGGGAACACGATCAATGGATTTTACTGCGGGATGTTTCGTTGGAAAAATTCTGTGTTACTCATCCAACCGTTACTCTTGAGAAAATTCAAACGTGCAACGAACTGTTGTTTGCCGAACGCAAAAGACGCATCGCTCCGGCAACCGACACAAAATGTCTGACTGCCTGGAACGCAATGACTGTGACCGGTTTACTGGATGCATATATTGCGTTGAGCGATCCGGCTTTTCTGTCCATGGCGACCAAAATCGGCGAATGGATTTGCCGATTCCAGATTTATGACAACAATCACTTGTGGCACACCCGTCAGAATGGAAAATCGTTCATTTCCGGATTCCTGGATGATTATGCCTTTACGATTGAAGCATTTATACAATTGTACCAGGTTACCGGTCATATCGAATGGCTGGAAAAAGCGACCGCTCTTAACGAATATACGCTTAATGACTTTTTTGACGAAACTTCGGGTATGTTCTTTTTCACACCTGAATCGCATGATCTCATTGCACGAAAAATGGAACTGAACGACAATGTCACTCCGGCTTCCAACGGCGTAATGGCCAACAATTTACTGACACTGAGTTTACTGCTCGAGCGCGAAGATTGGCGCCAAACAGCGCATCAGCAATTACAGAATATGCTCGATGGAATGGAACATTACGGCTCCGGCTACTCGAACTGGGCATTACTGCTTCAACGTTTTTTACGGCCACGCTACAGTGTAAAAGTGCAGGGAAGCATTGGCGAATCTGCGAAACAGGATTTATTGAAGTTGATTTCACCACAAGTGGTGCTGGTTTACGAACCGGCTGGTGAAGATGGATTGGTGGTGTGCGGAAATGGAATGTGCTGGCCGAAGATGGATACTCTGACAGAAGTTATTTCAAAAGTGTTGTAG
- a CDS encoding NAD-dependent epimerase: protein MKKVLVIGAGGQIGTELVLTLRTKFGNDQVVAADVKETCPEQLEGGPYRKMDILDREDVSAYIRETGFEQVYLLAALLSATAEKAPDFAWKLNMEGLFTILDLAKEGVIKKIFWPSSIAVFGPTTPRENTPQYTVMEPTTVYGISKQAGERWCEYYFNKFGVDVRSIRYPGLISYKSLPGGGTTDYAVDIFYQAKAKKEYTCFLTENTALPMMFMEDAIRATIELMDAPAEQLTVRSSYNLSALSFTPKDLAECIQKSIPEFKITYSPDFRQAIADSWPASIDDRVARKDWGWSEHFDLFNMCTEMLKNIDVNKIIN, encoded by the coding sequence ATGAAAAAAGTGCTTGTGATAGGTGCCGGTGGACAAATCGGCACAGAGTTGGTTCTGACATTGCGGACCAAATTCGGTAACGATCAGGTGGTAGCCGCGGATGTGAAAGAAACCTGTCCGGAACAATTGGAGGGTGGTCCGTACAGAAAAATGGACATCCTTGACCGGGAAGATGTATCTGCCTATATCCGCGAAACCGGATTCGAGCAAGTCTATTTATTAGCAGCCCTGCTTTCGGCTACAGCGGAAAAAGCGCCGGATTTTGCCTGGAAGCTGAACATGGAAGGATTGTTTACGATTCTCGATTTAGCCAAAGAAGGAGTGATCAAAAAGATCTTCTGGCCAAGTTCGATTGCTGTTTTCGGGCCAACTACGCCACGCGAAAACACACCTCAATATACAGTAATGGAACCGACAACGGTTTACGGTATTTCCAAGCAGGCAGGTGAGCGCTGGTGTGAATATTACTTCAACAAATTCGGGGTCGACGTGCGCAGTATCCGTTACCCGGGATTGATTTCCTACAAAAGTTTACCCGGAGGAGGAACTACTGATTACGCAGTCGATATTTTCTACCAGGCAAAAGCAAAAAAGGAATATACCTGTTTTCTGACTGAAAATACCGCTTTGCCGATGATGTTTATGGAAGATGCGATTCGCGCAACCATTGAATTAATGGACGCTCCGGCAGAACAATTAACCGTCCGTTCAAGCTACAATCTTTCTGCTTTGAGTTTCACACCTAAAGATTTGGCCGAATGCATTCAAAAGAGTATTCCTGAATTTAAAATAACGTATTCTCCCGATTTCCGCCAGGCAATTGCAGACTCATGGCCGGCGTCGATCGACGACAGAGTTGCACGTAAAGATTGGGGATGGTCAGAACACTTCGATTTGTTCAATATGTGTACGGAAATGTTAAAAAATATCGACGTTAACAAGATAATTAACTAA
- a CDS encoding homogentisate 1,2-dioxygenase: protein MPYYHKLGKFPHKRHTTFDKPEGGIYYEQLFGTEGFHGFSSLLYHVHRPTMVQSVGEAVDQTPVAAVNKNITSRMLKGFNVQPKADFLESRTIVLFNNDLNIALAAPQQSLTSYFYKNADADEVIFIHQGTGKLRTLVGNITFSYGDYLVIPRGMIYQIDFDTTENRLFIVESFSPVVTPKRYRNNFGQLLEHSPFCERDLRGPSELETHDEKGSFIIKIKKENVLHELTYASHPFDVIGWDGYNFPYAFSIHDFEPITGRVHQPPPVHQTFEAHNFVICSFCPRLYDYHPKSIPAPYNHSNIDSDEVLYYVDGDFMSRNHVEKGYISLHPGGIPHGPHPGAYERSIGQKETAELAVMVDTFRPLKLTQAAIDMQDDSYAYSWLEK from the coding sequence ATGCCCTATTATCATAAACTCGGGAAATTCCCGCACAAGCGCCATACAACTTTCGATAAACCCGAAGGGGGAATTTATTACGAACAACTGTTCGGAACGGAAGGATTTCACGGGTTTTCTTCGCTGTTATACCACGTTCACCGTCCAACAATGGTGCAATCTGTTGGTGAGGCAGTTGATCAGACACCGGTAGCTGCGGTCAATAAAAACATTACTTCGCGCATGCTGAAGGGTTTCAATGTGCAGCCGAAAGCCGATTTCCTGGAAAGCAGAACGATTGTTCTTTTCAACAATGATCTGAACATCGCCCTGGCCGCTCCGCAGCAATCACTCACTTCTTATTTTTATAAGAACGCCGATGCGGACGAAGTGATCTTCATTCACCAGGGAACAGGAAAACTGCGCACGTTGGTTGGAAATATCACTTTCTCTTATGGTGATTACCTGGTGATTCCGCGCGGAATGATCTATCAGATTGATTTCGATACTACCGAAAACCGTTTGTTTATCGTAGAATCGTTTTCACCGGTGGTAACACCGAAGCGCTACCGCAATAATTTTGGCCAGTTGCTGGAGCATTCACCATTTTGTGAGCGTGATTTGCGCGGGCCTTCTGAATTGGAAACGCACGATGAAAAAGGATCCTTTATCATCAAAATCAAAAAGGAAAACGTGCTACATGAGCTAACTTATGCTTCGCACCCGTTTGATGTGATCGGCTGGGACGGTTATAATTTCCCGTATGCTTTTTCGATCCATGATTTTGAACCGATTACAGGACGCGTGCATCAGCCACCTCCGGTTCATCAAACATTCGAAGCGCACAATTTCGTCATTTGCTCTTTTTGTCCGCGGCTGTACGATTACCACCCGAAATCAATTCCAGCACCTTACAATCATTCCAACATCGATTCGGATGAAGTATTGTATTATGTTGACGGTGATTTCATGAGCCGTAATCATGTTGAAAAAGGATACATTTCCCTTCATCCGGGAGGAATTCCACACGGTCCGCACCCGGGAGCTTACGAACGCAGTATCGGTCAGAAAGAAACTGCCGAACTGGCGGTAATGGTGGATACATTCCGTCCGTTAAAACTCACGCAGGCAGCCATCGACATGCAAGATGACAGCTATGCTTACAGCTGGCTGGAAAAATAA
- a CDS encoding lipoyl(octanoyl) transferase — MGKTVRFEDLGLMDYQQAWDYQESLFAESIALKIEHRNGTSTTETTNHLLFVEHPHVYTLGKSGSTDNLLLDEKGLEEHHATYYKINRGGDITYHGPGQLVGYPIFDLDHFFTDIHKYMRFLEEAVIQTLAVYGIKGERSQGFTGVWIDPELPSARKICAMGVKCSRWVTMHGIGFNVNTDLSYFSHIVPCGIEDKAVTSMQHELGRALDLDEVKAVLKVKLAEQFGYTYTHE; from the coding sequence ATGGGAAAGACGGTTCGGTTTGAGGATTTGGGATTGATGGATTACCAGCAGGCATGGGACTATCAGGAATCTTTATTTGCCGAATCCATCGCTCTGAAAATCGAACACCGCAACGGAACTTCCACTACCGAAACGACCAATCATTTGTTGTTTGTAGAACATCCGCATGTGTATACGCTTGGCAAAAGCGGAAGTACTGACAACTTGTTGCTCGATGAAAAAGGTTTGGAAGAACATCACGCGACATATTACAAGATCAATCGCGGTGGTGATATAACCTATCATGGCCCCGGGCAATTGGTCGGCTACCCGATTTTCGATCTCGACCACTTTTTCACTGATATTCACAAATACATGCGTTTTCTGGAAGAAGCTGTTATTCAGACTCTTGCGGTTTACGGGATCAAAGGCGAGCGCTCACAAGGATTTACCGGTGTTTGGATTGATCCTGAATTGCCTTCCGCACGAAAAATTTGCGCTATGGGCGTGAAATGCTCACGTTGGGTTACGATGCATGGGATCGGATTCAACGTCAATACCGATTTGTCTTATTTTTCTCACATTGTGCCTTGCGGAATTGAAGATAAAGCTGTAACTTCAATGCAACACGAGTTGGGAAGAGCACTTGATCTGGATGAGGTAAAAGCCGTTCTGAAAGTGAAATTGGCGGAACAGTTCGGTTATACCTACACACATGAGTAA
- the msrA gene encoding peptide-methionine (S)-S-oxide reductase, whose protein sequence is MKQGVLFIGIVLLGLTACAQTPKTNANIADDKPTQKEMDTLQKAYFASGCFWCVEGVFESVDGVREVVSGYTGGQTKDPTYEEVCTGRTGHAESVEVFYDSTKVSYQTLLMVFFGSHDPSTKNRQGPDGGTQYRSAIFYTNVAEREAAKHYIDSLLDNRLYPVVTTEVSPLTTFYQAEIYHQNYECNNPNNPYVQNVSVPRINKFKAAYPTLLKKED, encoded by the coding sequence ATGAAACAAGGAGTTCTTTTTATCGGAATAGTGTTACTCGGTTTAACAGCATGTGCTCAAACCCCGAAAACCAATGCAAACATAGCGGACGACAAACCCACTCAAAAGGAAATGGACACGTTACAAAAAGCGTATTTCGCCAGCGGTTGTTTTTGGTGCGTTGAAGGTGTCTTTGAATCGGTTGATGGTGTACGCGAAGTGGTTTCCGGTTACACGGGCGGTCAAACCAAAGATCCGACTTATGAAGAAGTTTGTACAGGAAGGACCGGACATGCCGAATCGGTGGAAGTTTTCTACGATTCGACCAAAGTATCGTACCAAACATTGTTAATGGTGTTTTTCGGTTCGCACGATCCGTCGACTAAAAACCGTCAGGGACCCGATGGCGGAACTCAATACCGGTCAGCGATTTTTTACACGAATGTAGCTGAACGTGAAGCCGCCAAGCATTACATCGATTCGTTGCTCGACAATCGCTTGTATCCTGTTGTAACAACGGAAGTGAGCCCGTTAACGACATTTTACCAGGCAGAAATCTATCACCAGAATTACGAATGCAATAATCCGAACAATCCTTATGTGCAGAATGTGTCTGTTCCGCGGATCAATAAATTCAAAGCGGCTTATCCGACGCTGTTGAAGAAGGAAGATTAG
- the hppD gene encoding 4-hydroxyphenylpyruvate dioxygenase, whose translation MSKEVKNVEYGLEKIFEGAQDFLPLLGTDYIEFYVGNAKQAAHFYKTAFGFQSFAYAGLETGMKDRASYVLKQDKIRLVLTTALTSDSPIGEHVKKHGDGVKVIALWVEDARSAWEETTKRGARSYMEPTVEKDEHGEVVRAGIYTYGETVHMFVERKNYNGLFMPGFQKWESDYNPEPIGLKFVDHMVGNVGWGEMNTWVKWYEDVMGFVNFLSFDDKQIHTEYSALMSKVMSNGNGRIKFPINEPAEGKKRSQIEEYLDFYEGPGVQHIAIATDDIISTVTALRERGIEFLSAPPQAYYDAIPERLGEHMSMMHENIADLQKLAIMIDADEEGYLLQIFTKPVEDRPTLFFEIIQRMGARGFGAGNFKALFESIEREQAKRGTL comes from the coding sequence ATGAGTAAAGAAGTTAAGAATGTAGAATACGGTTTGGAGAAGATTTTTGAAGGAGCGCAGGATTTCCTTCCGTTATTGGGAACCGACTACATTGAATTTTACGTAGGAAATGCCAAACAAGCGGCACATTTTTACAAAACGGCTTTCGGTTTTCAATCATTTGCTTATGCCGGATTGGAAACAGGCATGAAAGACCGCGCATCTTACGTGTTGAAACAAGACAAAATCCGTTTGGTTTTGACTACGGCTTTAACCAGCGATTCTCCTATCGGGGAACACGTGAAAAAGCACGGTGACGGGGTGAAAGTAATTGCTCTTTGGGTAGAAGATGCCCGCAGTGCGTGGGAAGAAACCACCAAACGTGGCGCCCGTTCTTACATGGAACCTACGGTTGAAAAGGACGAACACGGAGAAGTGGTTCGCGCCGGAATTTACACCTATGGTGAGACCGTTCACATGTTTGTTGAACGCAAAAACTACAATGGTTTGTTTATGCCGGGCTTCCAGAAATGGGAATCGGATTACAACCCGGAGCCAATCGGTTTGAAGTTTGTTGACCATATGGTTGGAAACGTTGGCTGGGGCGAAATGAATACCTGGGTGAAATGGTACGAAGACGTGATGGGATTTGTGAATTTCCTTTCGTTTGATGACAAACAAATCCACACCGAATACTCTGCCCTGATGAGTAAGGTAATGAGCAACGGAAACGGTCGCATCAAATTCCCGATCAACGAACCGGCAGAAGGTAAAAAACGATCACAAATTGAAGAATACCTTGATTTTTATGAAGGACCGGGTGTGCAGCACATCGCGATTGCAACCGATGATATTATTTCAACAGTTACTGCTTTGCGCGAGCGAGGAATCGAATTCCTGTCAGCGCCACCACAGGCGTATTACGATGCCATTCCCGAGCGATTGGGTGAACACATGTCGATGATGCATGAAAACATCGCGGACCTGCAAAAACTGGCCATTATGATCGATGCCGATGAAGAAGGTTATTTGCTGCAAATTTTCACCAAGCCAGTTGAAGACCGACCAACCTTGTTCTTTGAGATCATTCAGCGAATGGGTGCACGCGGATTCGGTGCGGGGAATTTCAAAGCTTTGTTTGAATCGATTGAGCGCGAACAGGCCAAGCGCGGAACTCTGTAA